One window of the Sulfurospirillum arsenophilum NBRC 109478 genome contains the following:
- a CDS encoding formate hydrogenlyase complex iron-sulfur subunit, with protein MMKLLDISKKYGEITHKYPFEPYKVAANFRGKPAYIYDLCIGCAACGIACPSNAITVVFNDDKSKLVWEFDCGRCIFCGRCDEVCPTGAIKLSEEFELAVKFDKSALIQRGELDVQYCTECKKPFSAKRLIKYSFECLSKANVSDKRLEEAKNYLCMCPTCKKTATVATFTSGKEMVIE; from the coding sequence ATGATGAAACTTCTTGATATTAGTAAAAAATACGGCGAAATTACCCATAAGTACCCGTTTGAGCCTTACAAAGTTGCAGCAAATTTTCGTGGAAAACCAGCTTACATATATGATCTTTGTATTGGTTGTGCCGCATGCGGTATAGCATGCCCTTCCAATGCAATTACGGTTGTCTTCAATGATGATAAAAGTAAACTCGTATGGGAATTTGATTGTGGACGTTGTATCTTTTGTGGTAGATGTGATGAAGTATGCCCTACGGGTGCCATTAAGTTAAGCGAAGAGTTTGAACTCGCTGTCAAATTTGACAAATCCGCCCTCATTCAAAGAGGCGAACTTGATGTTCAATATTGCACTGAGTGTAAAAAACCCTTTAGTGCAAAAAGACTGATTAAGTATAGTTTTGAGTGTTTAAGCAAGGCAAATGTAAGTGACAAAAGGCTTGAAGAGGCTAAAAATTATCTTTGTATGTGTCCTACATGTAAAAAAACTGCTACGGTAGCAACCTTTACCAGTGGCAAAGAGATGGTGATAGAATGA